From Penicillium psychrofluorescens genome assembly, chromosome: 1, one genomic window encodes:
- a CDS encoding uncharacterized protein (ID:PFLUO_000440-T1.cds;~source:funannotate), translating to MSLPFSTLPSTARVSPTPFKASIPKDKLSELKQLIEVSKLAPRTYENSQADRRYGVTTDWLVTMREQWLTSYQWYYHISQIWKTSEDRINSFPQFTTNIEGIDIHFVALFSEKKDAVPILLLHGWPGSFLEFLPMLQLFRDEYTPTTLPYHLIVPSLPGYTFSSGPPLDRNFEITDVTRIMDQLMKDVGFESGYVAQGGDIGSRVARNLAVDHDSCKAVHLNVCFMRRPDGMSDVNLNALEKRGIQRMADFMSTGAAYAMEHGTRPSTIGHVLSTSPVALLTWIGEKFLEWVDDALSPEAILESVTLYWLTETFPRAIYAYRLNYPPPPIPASNDPRWYIKKPFGFSSFPMELAPVPRSWVETTGNLKYWEQHQKGGHFAALEQPQALKADVTRFVEQEWPGIVGGN from the exons ATGTCTCTTCCGTTCAGCACCCTACCCTCCACCGCGAGGGTCTCGCCGACTCCGTTCAAAGCTAGCATCCCCAAGGACAAGCTCTCCGAGCTCAAGCAACTGATCGAGGTCTCCAAGCTCGCACCACGCACGTACGAGAACTCCCAGGCAGATAGACGCTATGGCGTCACGACCGACTGGCTCGTCACGATGCGCGAGCAGTGGCTGACATCCTATCAGTGGTACTACCACATTTCTCAAATATG GAAAACCTCCGAAGACCGCATCAATAGCTTCCCGCAGTTCACAACCAACATAGAAGGCATCGACATCCATTTTGTGGCTCTTTTCTCCGAAAAGAAAGATGCAGTTCCCATCTTGCTTCTTCATGGATGGCCCG GAAGCTTCCTGGAGTTTCTCCCTATGCTCCAGCTGTTTCGGGATGAGTATACGCCTACTACTTTGCCATACCACTTAATCGTGCCCTCGTTGCCGGGCTACACTTTCTCGTCTGGGCCTCCCCTAGACCGAAACTTTGAGATCACCGATGTTACCCGGATCATGGATCAGCTGATGAAAGACGTCGGCTTTGAGAGCGGGTATGTTGCCCAAGGCGGCGACATTGGCAGTCGCGTTGCTAGAAACTTGGCTGTAGACCATGACAGCTGTAAAG CGGTGCATC TCAATGTTTGTTTCATGAGACGACCAGACGGCATGTCTGATGTCAACCTCAATGCGCTTGAGAAGCGAGGTATTCAACGAATGGCCGATTTTATGTCCACGGGCGCTGCATACGCCATGGAGCATGGCACGCGCCCGAGCACCATCGGCCATGTCCTATCCACCAGTCCGGTTGCTCTTCTGACATG GATCGGCGAAAAGTTTCTTGAATGGGTCGACGACGCTCTTTCTCCCGAGGCAATCTTGGAATCAGTCACACTGTACTGGCTGACCGAGACATTCCCTCGAGCAATCTACGCCTATCGTCTA AATTACCCCCCGCCGCCTATCCCGGCGAGCAATGATCCCCGTTGGTATATCAAGAAGCCATTTGgattctcttcctttcccaTGGAGCTCGCGCCGGTCCCCCGCTCGTGGGTGGAAACAACAGGCAACTTGAAGTACTGGGAACAGCACCAGAAG GGTGGACACTTTGCGGCGCTGGAACAGCCTCAAGCTTTGAAGGCGGATGTGACCAGGTTTGTGGAGCAGGAGTGGCCTGGGATTGTAGGAGGCAATTGA
- a CDS encoding uncharacterized protein (ID:PFLUO_000441-T1.cds;~source:funannotate) has protein sequence MPAQHPQSATTVFLDQPPSCLQFCPACPDYFVIGAYLLTETKDENGDIQQTKTGSLQLWHLDPVQKTLSQIQRLALPYAVFDLHFHPTHPNTFAIASSLGSVALFQVSTELSRPILKHKWTKQVHENPAIPALFLAWVPPSWFRQDTADGFAVTFSDSRTAVFGTERSLLDEDSIDEWGTFAARQMIEVWFVALSTYREPLHPDPTSGEGHDIPFMFTGDDFGSLQTRRFSKESSDSEAETEPLASLLIDHDDRSRHHTAGVTAILPLPIPLADDAPFLLTGSYDESLRVYHATRRGEVLAEQGLGGGVWRLQMLKTTPVADGWCFLVLASCMHAGTRVMRVSYEGCEWGIEVLAEFTEHESMNYASDVWKGPSESAELLCVSSSFYDRRVCVWTVDVR, from the exons ATGCCCGCACAACACCCTCAATCAGCAACAACAGTCTTTCTAGACCAACCACCAAGCTGCCTCCAATTTTGTCCCGCGTGCCCCGACTACTTTGTCATCGGCGCCTACCTCTTAACCGAAACCAAAGATGAGAATGGAGACATCCAGCAGACCAAGACCGGAAGCCTACAATTATGGCACCTAGATCCCGTCCAGAAGACATT ATCCCAAATCCAAAGACTCGCTCTACCCTACGCAGTCTTTGACCTGCATTTCCACCCAACTCACCCGAATACAttcgccatcgccagcagTTTGGGGTCCGTAGCTCTATTCCAAGTGTCGACCGAGTTATCACGCCCAATTCTCAAGCACAAATGGACCAAACAGGTCCACGAAAACCCGGCTATCCCAGCATTATTTCTAGCTTGGGTGCCACCGAGCTGGTTTCGCCAAGATACAGCCGATGGCTTTGCCGTTACCTTCTCCGATAGCCGGACAGCCGTCTTCGGGACGGAACGCAGCCTGCTCGATGAAGACAGCATCGATGAATGGGGCACTTTCGCCGCAAGGCAGATGATCGAGGTTTGGTTTGTCGCGCTTTCTACATACCGAGAACCACTTCATCCAGACCCCACGTCGGGAGAGGGTCATGATATCCCGTTTATGTTCACGGGCGATGATTTCGGATCATTGCAAACCCGTCGATTCAGCAAGGAATCATCAGACTCCGAAGCAGAAACCGAGCCCCTCGCCTCTCTCCTGATTGATCATGACGACCGATCTCGTCATCATACCGCCGGCGTCACGGCCATTCTCCCTTTACCTATTCCGTTAGCAGACGACGCACCGTTTCTTTTGACTGGAAGCTACGATGAGAGTTTGCGGGTGTACCATGCCACGCGCAGAGGAGAGGTCCTGGCCGAGCAAggcctcggtggtggtgtttGGCGGTTACAGATGTTAAAAACCACTCCAGTCGCTGATGGATGGTGcttcttggtgctggcgagTTGTATGCATGCTGGCACGAGAGTCATGCGGGTGTCTTACGAGGGATGTGAGTGGGGAATTGAAGTCCTGGCTGAGTTCACGGAGCATGAGAGCATGAACTATGCCAGTGATGTGTGGAAGGGACCGTCCGAGTCGGCAGAACTGCTTTGTGTGTCGAGTAGTTTCTACGATCGACGAGTCTGTGTGTGGACTGTGGATGTGCGATAG
- a CDS encoding uncharacterized protein (ID:PFLUO_000442-T1.cds;~source:funannotate), protein MAADLKSLVSELHKALENKQLDAANNLLSQAKRALLLQNALVPTSSTSPQLVALARQVLELGALAAIRQTDAQTFTRYYQQLQPFYDLERDAGTPGSSASKMDFSTSQRSKITGLYLLLLLSMGDSANFHTVLEGLVEEAILKGGRIEDDAYIKYPVDLERNLMEGSYDKVWRETKSERVPSEDFGLFSNVLIGTIRSEIADCSEKAYPSLPISNAKNLLFLESEGAVIEFAQQRGWILRDGRIYFPVEPEAATRSEKDILVASGTVIENTLGYARELETIV, encoded by the exons atggccgccgACCTGAAATCCCTTGTGTCGGAGCTCCACAAGGCTCTGGAGAACAAGCAACTCGACGCCGCCAACAACCTCCTCAGCCAAGCCAAGcgcgccctcctcctccagaacGCCCTAGTTCCGACCTCATCCACATCTCCACAGCTCGTGGCTTTGGCGCGGCAGgtcctcgagctgggcgctctcgccgccatccgACAGACCGACGCGCAGACCTTCACACGGTACTAccagcagctgcagccgTTCTACGATCTTGAGCGGGATGCAGGCACGCCCGGCTCAAGTGCGTCCAAGATGGATTTCAGCACCAGCCAGCGCAGCAAGATCACAGGGCTGTACCTGCTCCTCCTGTTGAGTATGGGCGACAGCGCGAACTTCCATACCGTGCTGGAGGGATTGGTCGAGGAGGCTATTTTGAAGGGTGGTCGTATCGAGGATGATGCCTATATCAAGTACCCGGTTGATCTAGAGCGGAATCTGATGGAGGGGAGCTATGATAAGGTGTGGCGGGAGACCAAGTCGGAGCGAGTTCCTTCCGAAGACTTTGGGTTGTTCTCGAAT GTCCTCATCGGCACCATCCGCAGCGAAATCGCCGACTGCTCCGAAAAAGCATACCCATCCCTGCccatctccaacgccaagaatctcctcttcctcgagtcGGAGGGTGCTGTCATCGAGTTCGCCCAGCAGCGCGGCTGGATTCTTCGTGATGGCAGGATATATTTCCCCGTTGAGCCTGAGGCGGCTACCCGGTCCGAGAAGGATATCCTGGTGGCCAGCGGCACGGTCATTGAGAATACGCTAGGCTACGCCCGGGAACTGGAGACGATTGTCTGA
- a CDS encoding uncharacterized protein (ID:PFLUO_000443-T1.cds;~source:funannotate), which translates to MSPRLLLLVICCFQLGLAVGSSYRSVEQLESVPHGWSKRDIPPASKRMTFYLAIAQTKTAEFERNVVELSTPGHPKYGQHMKRSEVDDFLRPSPDILSQILSWLESEHVPVETIQTNRNWIKFQAFVPQAEKMLKTRFFLYHNDASQTSAIRALGYSVPEELHPHIEMIQPTTRFGNLGPQRALPLAQPIVATPEDLAGGCDRLMTPDCLRDMYGLYDTEAKPDLRNRLGISGFLVQYGRYSDFNSFTGRFAPNHTDANFTVVSINGGLNDQDSWSGSTEASLDIQYAISVAYQALATYYTTGGRGPLEAEADQPNASDSQNEPYLDQLQYLVNLPDDELPAVLSTSYGESEQSIPASYATSVCNLFAQLGARGVSVIFSSGDSGVGGSCLSNDGTNQTRFLPGFPASCPFVTAVGGTYGTAPEKAIDFSGGGFSELFSRPSYQDDAVNSYLSRLGDEWDGLYNRTGRAIPDVATQASNFAIRDHDTYLKISGTSAAAPVFAGIISQLNAARLAQGLPRMGFLNPWLYSVGQDGFTDIVEGGSRGCDGTTDAGLSTPYVPGAGWNATEGWDPATGLGTPFFQTMVQLALFDHV; encoded by the exons ATGAGTCCACGCCTTCTGCTTTTAGTTATATGCTGCTTCCAGCTAGGCTTGGCCGTTGGATCCAGCTACCGGTCAGTGGAGCAACTGGAAAGCGTACCTCATGGCTGGTCAAAACGAGATATCCCACCAGCCTCCAAGCGCATGACGTTCTATCTGGCAATCGCGCAGACCAAAACCGCCGAATTTGAGAGAAATGTCGTCGAGCTCTCCACTCCAGGCCATCCAAAGTATGGACAACACATGAAACGCAGCGAAGTGGATGACTTTCTGCGTCCCTCGCCCGATATCTTATCCCAAATTCTGTCGTGGTTGGAATCCGAGCATGTCCCGGTAGAAACCATTCAGACCAACCGCAACTGGATTAAATTCCAAGCATTCGTCCCGCAAGCCGAGAAAATGCTGAAGACGCGCTTTTTCCTCTACCACAACGACGCCAGTCAGACCTCGGCCATCAGAGCCCTGGGCTATTCCGTGCCTGAAGAGCTACACCCCCATATTGAGATGATTCAGCCAACCACTCGATTTGGGAATCTCGGGCCGCAGAGAGCCCTGCCTTTAGCCCAGCCGATTGTGGCAACACCCGAGGATTTGGCAGGCGGCTGCGACAGACTCATGACGCCAGATTGTCTTCGAGATATGTATGGGCTGTACGACACGGAGGCGAAGCCAGATCTCCGAAATCGACTGGGAATATCTGGGTTCCTGGTGCAGTATGGCCGGTATTCCGACTTCAACAGCTTTACAGGTCGGTTCGCGCCAAATCACACAGATGCCAACTTCACCGTCGTGTCCATAAATGGCGGACTGAATGATCAGGATTCGTGGAGCGGAAGTACAGAGGCCAGCTTAGATATCCAGTACGCCATCTCTGTGGCCTACCAAGCCTTGGCAACATATTACACCACCGGAGGACGTGGGCCCTTGGAAGCGGAAGCAGACCAGCCCAATGCGAGTGACTCGCAGAATGAGCCGTATCTGGACCAGCTTCAGTATCTGGTAAATCTTCCAGACGATGAATTGCCTGCAGTGCTCTCCACATCATACGGAGAATCGGAGCAGAGCATTCCAGCCTCGTACGCGACATCTGTCTGCAATCTGTTTGCCCAGCTAGGTGCTCGTGGGGTCTCGGTCATTTTCAGCAGCGGAGACTCTGGAGTTGGAGGGTCGTGCTTGAGCAATGATGGAACAAATCAGACTAGATTCCTCCCGGGCTTTCCAGCCTCTTGCCCGTTTGTCACCGCCGTCGGTGGGACATATGGTACCGCTCCTGAAAAGGCCATTGATTTCTCTGGGGGCGGGTTTTCAGAGTTGTTTTCCCGTCCTTCGTACCAGGACGATGCAGTGAATAGCTACTTGAGCCGTCTGGGTGACGAATGGGATGGACTGTACAATCGGACAGGAAGAGCCATCCCCGACGTGGCGACTCAAGCAAGCAATTTCGCCATCCGCGACCACGATACATACCTGAAAATCAGCGGCACAAG TGCCGCAGCGCCTGTCTTTGCTGGCATCATCTCCCAGCTAAACGCAGCCCGTCTGGCGCAGGGTCTCCCTCGAATGGGATTTCTCAACCCGTGGCTGTATTCTGTGGGCCAAGATGGATTCACAGACATTGTAGAGGGCGGCTCCCGGGGCTGCGATGGAACGACCGACGCTGGACTCAGCACCCCGTATGTGCCTGGTGCCGGCTGGAATGCCACCGAGGGATGGGATCCAGCAACCGGGTTGGGCACGCCTTTTTTTCAAACGATGGTCCAGCTGGCTCTGTTTGACCATGTTTAG
- a CDS encoding uncharacterized protein (ID:PFLUO_000444-T1.cds;~source:funannotate), whose amino-acid sequence MAEPDIQQVRRLSADNQTISKSDIPLKERFFRYFQHEITSLQEQMDRLADTSLIGGERVDATDHCLAGIVRLSNEVKDAASYIPTYDQRVYAEAIKALQDKLSETRAAFEPRSKFTFKTKKNASAISIADAAHLAAEGRRIISGYRSPGASSAGSSTFQTPNPSTPLNEPDKQHQERPELAPTSLPPISLVEGGQKPQPEKKEGPSFAATSVSSVSVDDHYGLHIMLPASGSTSTVPASMTSLRHCVVDMSIPTADGKPYASLTIKGIDESLLICGQVNGPAHITGVEHSVLVVSCRQFRMHNCNDVDVYLSCSSNPIIEDCSNVRFGRIPRAYALDHDRPDHEDRWSQVEDFKWIKPEPSPNWSLLDPSDAVPEEVWAEIVPGGPGWSLDDILHAIKLVKE is encoded by the exons atggctgagCCGGATATCCAGCAAGTCCGCCGGTTGTCGGCAGATAACCAGACCATCTCGAAATCCGACATCCCGCTGAAAGAGCGGTTCTTCCGCTACTTCCAGCATGAAATCACTT CACTGCAAGAGCAAATGGATCGTCTTGCGGATACCTCATTAATCGGCGGAGAGCGTGTGGATGCGACGGATCATTGCCTCGCTGGAATTGTGCGGTTGTCGAATGAAGTTAAAGATGCCGCCAGTTACATCCCCACCTACGATCAACGGGTCTATGCCGAG GCAATCAAAGCGCTGCAGGACAAGCTGAGTGAGACCCGAGCAGCATTTGAGCCTCGTTCTAAGTTCACtttcaagaccaagaagaatgCGTCCGCTATTTCCATCGCCGACGCTGCTCATTTGGCCGCCGAAGGACGACGTATTATTTCTGGGTATCGTTCACCTGGGGCTTCGTCGGCGGGTTCTTCCACATTCCAAACACCAAACCCCTCCACCCCACTCAATGAGCCGGACAAGCAGCATCAAGAACGGCCCGAGCTTGCTCCCACTTCTTTGCCCCCAATCTCCTTAGTTGAAGGTGGACAAAAACCTcagcccgagaagaaagagggCCCTTCATTCGCCGCGACCTCTGTGTCGTCTGTGTCGGTGGACGATCACTACGGCCTTCACATCATGCTCCCAGCTTCGGGATCAACATCCACCGTGCCAGCATCCATGACCTCTCTGCGCCACTGCGTGGTGGACATGTCTATTCCCACTGCCGATGGAAAACCATACGCAAGTTTGACTATCAAGGGGATCGACGAGAGTCTCCTCATCTGCGGCCAGGTCAACGGTCCCGCGCATATTACCGGCGTCGAGCATAGTGTGTTGGTGGTTTCGTGTCGCCAGTTCCGCATGCACAACTGCAATGACGTCGACGTCTACCTCAGCTGCTCGAGCAATCCCATTATTGAGGATTGTTCCAACGTCCGATTTGGCCGGATACCCAGAGCCTAT GCCCTGGACCATGATCGTCCCGATCACGAAGACCGCTGGAGTCAAGTTGAGGACTTCAAGTGGATCAAGCCGGAGCCCAGCCCCAACTGGAGCCTTCTGGATCCCAGTGATGCAGTTCCAGAGGAGGTGTGGGCGGAGATTGTCCCTGGCGGGCCCGGGTGGTCTCTCGATGATATTCTGCATGCTATCAAGCTTGTGAAAGAGTAG
- a CDS encoding uncharacterized protein (ID:PFLUO_000445-T1.cds;~source:funannotate) yields the protein MSVAKEFESANAKYAASFTKGDLQLPPQRKVAVVACMDARLDTARALGLEEGDAHVIRNAGGRVTDALRSIIISQQLLGTREIVIVHHTGCGMLTFTDEVIRNKVRSDLKQNVDHIAFLPFNNLEQSVLDDIQLLKESNLVLDVPITGYVYQVETGKIVKVGESK from the exons ATGTCTGTCGCCAAAGAATTCGAATCCGCGAACGCGAAATATGCAGCATCCTTCACCAAGGGAGATCTACAGCTTCCGCCCCAGAG AAAGGTGGCCGTCGTGGCATGCATGGATGCTCGACTAG ACACCGCTCGCGCACTAGGTCTCGAAGAAGGCGACGCGCATGTGATTCGCAATGCGGGAGGGCGAGTCACCGATGCACTGCGAAGTATCATTATTTCGCAGCAGTTGCTCGGCACCCGGGAGATTGTTATTGTGCACCAC ACCGGTTGTGGGATGCTCACTTTCACGGACGAGGTGATCCGCAACAAGGTCCGTTCCGACCTGAAACAGAATGTGGACCATATTGCCTTTCTGCCGTTCAACAATTTGGAGCAGAGTGTTTTGGATGATATCCAACTCCTGAAGGAGAGTAATTTGGTCCTGGATGTTCCGATTACCGGATATGTGTATCAAGTTGAGACTGGGAAGATTGTTAAGGTGGGAGAGAGTAAATAG
- a CDS encoding uncharacterized protein (ID:PFLUO_000446-T1.cds;~source:funannotate) encodes MSTRTSSRQAAQKAKDAIASSSEAKETGSKRKGPVQKTPAPKREKKEAQLPESSETKAPEPAKAAEPIKEEAKPAPEAEPASEVKAFPDGSADSTQTIEAGVQTSEKRENVVSSNILEKGIIYFFFRPRVNVEDPHSVGDVARSFFVLRPTPKGAELDHSQSVDRNARCRLMLLPKKKFPTSAKERDMGFVEKAGQTMQQLQENFIAGEKYQTSTQGERTVQEARPYAEGVYAITSTSRSSHLAYILTIPAELGDIQENFGLRNKGSWIVQAKNPKFPGPSFAQLPKEPEYPEAVREKFGDLRWIPLEPEFLDYPNAQFLMIGEAQNDLGKAATSEGHKEPHEQEPGQEIEKLEQENETRVESLQGDQTIYQDLGLEAQKYPSLKTTWTSTYS; translated from the exons ATGTCTACTCGAACATCCTCCCGTCAAGCGGCCCAAAAGGCGAAAGACGCGATAGCAAGCTCCAGCGAGGCAAAGGAGACTGGATCTAAGCGCAAGGGACCGGTGCAGAAGACCCCAGCACCAAAAcgagagaagaaagaggctCAATTGCCCGAATCAAGCGAAACCAAagctccagagccagccaAAGCTGCAGAGCCCATCAAGGAGGAAGCCAAGCCAGCACCGGAAGCCGAGCCGGCATCAGAGGTGAAGGCCTTTCCGGATGGCTCGGCCGATAGTACTCAAACCATTGAGGCTGGGGTTCAAACGTCCGAAAAAAGAGAGAACGTCGTGTCATCGAACATCCTCGAGAAGGGCATCatctacttcttcttccgtccTCGAGTGAATGTGGAAGATCCCCACAGCGTGGGCGATGTTGCCCGAAGCTTCTTTGTGCTTAGACCCACCCCGAAGGGTGCAGAGCTTGATCACAGCCAATCCGTCGACCGGAATGCTAGATGCCGTTTGATGCTTCTCCCAAAGAAGAAGTTCCCCACTTCAGCCAAAGAGAGAGACATGGGCtttgtggagaaggccggGCAGACCATGCAGCAATTGCAGGAAAACTTTATCGCTGGAGAGAAGTATCAGACTTCCACTCAGGGTGAACGCACCGTGCAGGAAGCTAGGCCCTATGCAGAGGGTGTCTATGCGATTACCTCTACGTCCAGATCATCCCATCTGGCGTATATCTTGACTATACCTGCTGAGTTGGGCGATATCCAAGAGAACTTCGGCTTACGCAACAAGGGTAGCTGGATCGTCCAGGCCAAGAATCCGAAGTTCCCCGGCCCATCTTTTGCTCAGTTGCCAAAGGAACCGGAGTACCCTGAAGC GGTTCGCGAAAAATTTGGTGACCTGCGGTGGATCCCCCTCGAACCGGAGTTCCTTGACTATCCTAATGCCCAATTCCTCATGATTGGCGAGGCCCAGAATGATCTTGGAAAGGCTGCGACCTCAGAAGGGCACAAGGAGCCGCACGAGCAAGAGCCTGGGCAGGAAATAGAGAAATTGGAACAAGAAAATGAAACTCGGGTCGAGTCTCTGCAGG GAGACCAAACCATTTACCAGGACCTTGGCCTGGAAGCCCAAAAGTATCCTTCGCTCAAAACCACTTGGACCAGTACCTACTCTTAA
- a CDS encoding uncharacterized protein (ID:PFLUO_000447-T1.cds;~source:funannotate), with protein MSEFSPLSHSVPMHDSILHETGSDIAPEDLGNNTSADGSGHSLNGSGPPTPLHTTSNATNSITVKPYAIEEPDDDPAPVAQRELPCLPDHFERWQRELADYMNSLDSATDSATDSSHAWTHPSSPKRGKKRKPTGTGHLNPLSCHPLGSRSRSQEAQSTGFCPKKRRRRSKHAKEDRPLSLHDFREAREAQSSTSSSSDLRSTDMSNTETTNDTPMNDEMDID; from the coding sequence ATGTCGGAATTCTCTCCTCTGAGCCATTCAGTCCCGATGCATGACTCCATTCTGCACGAAACAGGCTCCGACATTGCCCCGGAGGATCTAGGGAACAACACCTCTGCAGACGGCAGCGGCCATAGCTTGAATGGTTCAGGACCGCCAACACCGCTTCATACCACGAGCAATGCCACAAATAGTATCACCGTCAAACCATACGCCATCGAAGAGCCAGACGATGACCCGGCTCCGGTCGCCCAGAGAGAACTACCGTGTCTTCCGGACCATTTTGAACGCTGGCAGCGTGAACTGGCCGATTACATGAATAGTCTAGACTCGGCTACCGACTCAGCCACGGACTCTTCCCACGCATGGACCCATCCAAGTAGTCCCAAGAGAggcaagaagagaaagccaaCCGGCACAGGCCACCTTAATCCTCTGAGCTGTCACCCACTTGGATCACGAAGCAGATCACAAGAGGCCCAATCTACAGGGTTCTGCCCCAAGAAACGAAGGCGACGCAGCAAACACGCCAAAGAAGATCGTCCCCTCTCGCTGCACGATTTCCGAGAAGCTAGAGAAGCCCAATCGAGCACCAGCTCAAGCTCTGACCTACGATCGACCGATATGAGCAACACGGAGACGACGAATGATACTCCGATGAacgacgagatggacatCGACTAA